In one Lasioglossum baleicum chromosome 17, iyLasBale1, whole genome shotgun sequence genomic region, the following are encoded:
- the LOC143217534 gene encoding uncharacterized protein LOC143217534: MQDLATSRCRPSPPFSHIGVDYAGPYQVRDAPGRGKRTYKKYIAVFICFATHAVHLELVDDCSTAAFLAAFDRFTSRRGVPQTITSDNGTNFVGASNELARHFVEVTNSPELKNRCSTLRIQWKFYPPGAPHHGGMQEAAVRSTKHHLRRIMGSFASTSKEMSTTLLCEVEATLNSRPITRVRDDPECLEILTPGHFLTGSPLISRPVPPVIDEPTTHLSRWQQVQKFHELLWRVWSREYLQELQSRYKWQTGQKDLTVGAVVLLDNPLLPPNKWELGRVVKTFPGKDGHVRVVEVKTASSTYKRPITRVYQLPVNN, encoded by the coding sequence ATGCAAGACCTCGCGACGTCACGTTGCCGTCCGTCCCCTCCATTCTCTCACATTGGAGTCGATTACGCCGGTCCCTACCAAGTACGAGACGCACCCGGGCGCGGAAAGCGaacttataaaaaatacattgcagtATTTATCTGTTTTGCTACTCACGCGGTCCATTTAGAGTTGGTTGATGATTGCTCCACGGCTGCCTTCCTCGCAGCCTTCGACCGCTTCACGTCCAGACGTGGTGTTCCTCAGACGATCACTAGCGACAATGGCACGAATTTCGTAGGCGCGTCCAACGAACTCGCTCGACACTTCGTCGAAGTCACAAATTCGCcggaattgaaaaatcgatgctCCACTCTTCGAATTCAGTGGAAGTTCTATCCCCCGGGCGCTCCTCATCACGGAGGAATGCAGGAAGCCGCAGTCCGGTCAACCAAGCATCATCTTCGTCGTATCATGGGGTCGTTCGCGTCAACCTCCAAAGAGATGTCCACCACACTGCTTTGCGAGGTGGAAGCCACGTTAAACTCGCGTCCGATTACTCGGGTGCGCGACGACCCAGAGTGTCTTGAAATCCTTACGCCAGGGCACTTTTTAACCGGTAGTCCGCTGATTTCACGTCCGGTTCCTCCCGTGATTGACGAGCCGACAACGCACTTATCACGATGGCAACAAGTGCAAAAATTCCACGAACTGCTGTGGCGCGTATGGTCCCGCGAGTACTTGCAGGAACTGCAGTCGCGGTACAAATGGCAAACTGGACAAAAGGATCTGACTGTAGGAGCGGTAGTCCTCTTGGACAACCCCCTACTACCTCCTAACAAATGGGAATTAGGGAGGGTCGTAAAAACGTTCCCAGGTAAAGACGGCCACGTACGAGTGGTGGAGGTTAAGACCGCGTCCTCAACATATAAACGACCCATCACTCGCGTCTACCAGTTACCAGTAAACAACTGA